The bacterium DNA segment GATATACGTGGAAATACATGGAAATACCATGTAGACAGACAACGCATTTCAATGTGTATCAATACATTTCAATTGTATTTCTGTCTTACTTCTAATTCCCAGCCTTTGTTATCACTGATATTCTATCATTTTTCATTCTGTGGCAACTTAAATGTTTTGACAATGTAGCCGTTTTCCAGTATATTGAGACACTGATTACACGGATTTTCCCCTAGAAATTCTACGAATTTTTAAGGGTAAATGCCGATTACGCAGATAAATCTCGTTAGAAATCCCGATGTAACGTTGGAACGGGTTAAATTAAATCTTTAATCTGTGTAATCACATTGTTAAAAACATGAAAAATATGAAATCCGCAACTTATAAACAAGCAGGGGTCAATGTTGATAAGGGAGAAGAATTTGTCGGTAAAATAAGCCGAATAGTCAAGAAGACATATAGGAAAGAAGTTCTTTCTTCCTTATCCGGTTTTGGCTCTATTTTTTCTCTTAAAAAATATAAGAATCCTGTTTTGGTGTCTTCCGCTGATGGTGTTGGAACAAAAATGATTTTGGCGGATTTATTAGAAAGATATGAAGGGGTGGGGATGGATGTTGTTGCAATGAATGTTGACGATGTCCTTGCTATGGGCGCAGAGCCACTGTTTTTCCTTGATTATTTGGGGTGTGGACAAATAGATGTCCAAGCCGCAGAAGAAATAATTCGCTCGGTGGCTAAAGGGTGTAGGCAGGCAGGATGCGCTTTAATAGGCGGAGAAACTGCGGAAATGCCCCAGTTTTATTCTAAAGGACAGTATGAACTTGTCGGGTTTTCCGTAGGTGTATTGGCAAAAGGGAAAATTATAGATGGTTCAAGTGTCAAAGCAGGAGATAAGATTTTAGGATTTCCTTCATCAGGTCTTCATTCTAACGGCTTTTCTCTTGCCAGAAATGTTCTATTTAAAAATGCTGTTACCAAACAGGAAAAAATAAGAATTCTCAACAAGAAAGATAAAAAAATAGGAAAAAGTTGGGCAGACGCGTTGCTTGAGCCTACTCGTATTTATACCAAATCAATCCTACCTCTTATTAAGAGCGATATGAAATTATCGGGAATTGCTCATATTACCGGAGGCGGCTTAATGAGGAATATAAAAAGGATTTTGCCCAATGGACATCAAGCGCACATTTCTTGCGAAAAATGGGAAATTCCTCCTGTTTTCATGCGACTACAAGAATTGGGTAAGATTACAAGAAAAGAAATGTTTAGCGTATTTAATATGGGAATAGGAATGGTTATAATAGTTCCTCCTAATGAAGAAAAACGTATTTTAAAATATTTTAGTAAGAAGAAAGAAACAGTTTTTTCAATAGGGAAAATCGTTAGAGGAGAAAAAAGGGTAGTTATAAATTAATTTCACCCCGCCCCTCTACATCCCCGCCATAAATGGCGAGGTATTTTGAGGGGCGGGGTTCACTAAAAAGCATGGAGGGAAAATGGCAAGAAGCAGTACTAAAAACAAGATAAAAAGACATCGTTGGGTATTAAAAGCAAAAAGGAAGAAAGATTTAATAAAAGCTGGGAAACCTAAAAAATGAAGAAGTCCAGTTTTAAAAATGAGAATTCTTTTTGAATTGACATCTGTAAGAATGTATAGAAATATATTAGATATACATGGAAATACATAGATATATGTAGATATACAATGGATATATATTGTTAAAAGATTGAAAACTAAAAAAATTACATACTATAACTTCAAAAAACTAAGGATACAGGCAATATATTTCCCTGCCCGCCCCGATGTTACATCGGGACAAGCAGGCGGGAAGATATTTCTATTTATTTCCCCTTATACTTCTGATAGAAACAATGAAAATAGAAAAGAGAGAACAAATTTTATCTATACTGGATAAAATAATAGGTATCTTTCTTGTAATTGTTATTTTTACTTTCCCTTTCCCAAAATACAAACAGACCATTGAGACAATTTGTTTTTTTATTATCATTCTTGCTTTTATTGCAAAGTGGGCATTATCCAAGATTAAAGATATAGATGAGCATGGAAATAAAATTCAAAATATTTCTTCAAGTCAAATAACAGGGACACGGATAGATTTGTCTATCTTAATCTTTACAATTTTTATTATAATTTCAATCTTTTTTTCAGTTGATTATCGTCATAGTTTACACGCATTTAAAGGGTATTGGCTTATACCCATTCTTCTTTTCTATATTATCGTAAACTTTGCAGTCAATAAGAAAATTATTACCTATATAATATGGGCAGTTATTCTTAGTTCTTTAGCTCCCATTATTTTTGGATTATTAGAATATTTTACTGGAGTAATTCGTATAAAAAGTTTATTTGGCGCGCCTACGGAATTCGGTCAATACCTAGATTATATTCTCCCTTTAATGTTTGCTATGGTGTTATGGAGTGAAGCAAAAATTTCTAAAATTTTATTGAGTTTTATTTTTGTCGGAGCTTTGTCCTGTTTAGTTTTTACATATACCAGAGCAAGTTGGATCAGCATATTAATTGCAATGTTCCTTTTGTGTTTTATAAAAAATAAAAAAGTTATTTTAATTCCTATTGTTCTGGTTTTTTTATTACTGATATTTTCCTCTCGTGGGGTAAAAGATAGGGTCATTAGCATGACTGATAAAGAACATTATTTAAATAGAACTTATTTATTTGGAAGTACAATAGAACAAATCAAGAAAAAACCTCTTACGGGCTATGGTTGGGGATATAAAAACTTCTATAAATTATATCCTTCTTTTGTTTCTCCTGAATTAAAAAGCATAGGTTGGACACAAATGTACCATGCCCATAATTATCCACTTCAGATAGCGTTTGAAACAGGAATTTTGGGTTTGATGGTTTTTCTTTGGATGTGGATTACTACAATAATTCTGACCT contains these protein-coding regions:
- a CDS encoding phosphoribosylformylglycinamidine cyclo-ligase, producing MKNMKSATYKQAGVNVDKGEEFVGKISRIVKKTYRKEVLSSLSGFGSIFSLKKYKNPVLVSSADGVGTKMILADLLERYEGVGMDVVAMNVDDVLAMGAEPLFFLDYLGCGQIDVQAAEEIIRSVAKGCRQAGCALIGGETAEMPQFYSKGQYELVGFSVGVLAKGKIIDGSSVKAGDKILGFPSSGLHSNGFSLARNVLFKNAVTKQEKIRILNKKDKKIGKSWADALLEPTRIYTKSILPLIKSDMKLSGIAHITGGGLMRNIKRILPNGHQAHISCEKWEIPPVFMRLQELGKITRKEMFSVFNMGIGMVIIVPPNEEKRILKYFSKKKETVFSIGKIVRGEKRVVIN
- a CDS encoding O-antigen ligase family protein — protein: MKIEKREQILSILDKIIGIFLVIVIFTFPFPKYKQTIETICFFIIILAFIAKWALSKIKDIDEHGNKIQNISSSQITGTRIDLSILIFTIFIIISIFFSVDYRHSLHAFKGYWLIPILLFYIIVNFAVNKKIITYIIWAVILSSLAPIIFGLLEYFTGVIRIKSLFGAPTEFGQYLDYILPLMFAMVLWSEAKISKILLSFIFVGALSCLVFTYTRASWISILIAMFLLCFIKNKKVILIPIVLVFLLLIFSSRGVKDRVISMTDKEHYLNRTYLFGSTIEQIKKKPLTGYGWGYKNFYKLYPSFVSPELKSIGWTQMYHAHNYPLQIAFETGILGLMVFLWMWITTIILTWKSFIRLKEPFLKSIAIGIFVAFIACSIHWLVEIPDAKQLIMMLWTLIAVAMAIVNITEKNGKRRTSN